The Pirellulimonas nuda genome includes a region encoding these proteins:
- a CDS encoding cupin domain-containing protein, producing MDNLVTADNVGDVLNSALNAGEGLLHLSPTWVPRSFLHPGKRIRLHPQDYYAYGADRGGIDERWFASTTDAANEGRVWHEGQSFVRFEGKRFLLKDAVAEAGRQLIGPKMWDAHGRWPVYSKFFDNMGPIPHHMHQSFDDAKLVGQQGKPESYYFPPQYNNCDNNFPYTFMGLEPGTTKDQVRRCLENWDRGENGILDLSKAYRLKRGSGWLIPPGVLHAPGSLCTYEPQWGSDVFGMYQNIVEGRYVPWSLLVKDMPADKHDDLDFIVEQLDWERNVDPEFKDHNYLEPITADSGDGWRDDWVVYGTVDGAQLFSSKRLTLEPGAKCVLRDPGASGWITVQGKGRMGKLALQTPTMIRFGAETEDEVFITHEAAGRGVEIENTGSEPLEGLRYFGPDTFDSVPAVGSYQS from the coding sequence ATGGATAATCTCGTCACCGCCGACAACGTTGGCGACGTTTTGAACTCGGCCCTGAACGCCGGCGAGGGGTTGTTGCATCTGTCGCCGACCTGGGTGCCCAGGAGCTTCCTCCACCCCGGCAAGCGGATCCGACTGCACCCGCAGGACTACTACGCCTACGGCGCCGACCGCGGCGGGATCGACGAACGGTGGTTCGCCAGCACCACCGACGCGGCCAACGAAGGGCGGGTGTGGCACGAGGGGCAGAGCTTTGTGCGTTTTGAAGGAAAACGCTTCCTGCTGAAGGACGCGGTCGCTGAGGCGGGCCGCCAGCTCATCGGCCCCAAGATGTGGGACGCCCACGGGCGCTGGCCGGTGTACTCAAAGTTCTTCGACAACATGGGGCCCATCCCACACCACATGCACCAGAGCTTCGACGACGCGAAGCTTGTGGGGCAGCAGGGCAAGCCCGAAAGCTATTACTTCCCGCCGCAGTACAACAACTGCGACAACAACTTCCCCTACACGTTCATGGGGCTCGAGCCGGGCACCACCAAAGACCAGGTGCGTCGCTGCCTAGAGAACTGGGACCGCGGCGAGAACGGCATCCTCGACCTCTCCAAGGCGTACCGCCTAAAGCGGGGGTCGGGCTGGCTGATCCCGCCGGGGGTGCTGCACGCGCCCGGCTCGCTCTGCACCTACGAGCCCCAGTGGGGGAGCGACGTCTTCGGCATGTACCAGAACATCGTCGAGGGGAGGTACGTCCCGTGGTCGCTGCTGGTCAAGGACATGCCCGCCGACAAGCACGACGATCTCGACTTCATCGTCGAGCAGCTCGACTGGGAGCGGAACGTCGATCCCGAGTTCAAGGACCACAACTACCTCGAACCGATCACGGCGGACTCGGGCGACGGCTGGCGTGACGATTGGGTGGTCTACGGCACGGTCGACGGCGCCCAGTTGTTCAGCTCGAAGCGGCTCACGCTGGAGCCCGGCGCCAAGTGCGTGCTACGCGACCCGGGCGCCAGCGGATGGATCACGGTGCAAGGCAAGGGCCGCATGGGCAAGCTGGCCCTGCAGACCCCCACCATGATCCGCTTTGGCGCCGAGACCGAAGACGAGGTCTTCATCACGCACGAAGCGGCCGGCCGTGGGGTCGAGATCGAGAACACCGGGAGCGAGCCGCTTGAGGGGCTCCGCTACTTCGGCCCGGACACCTTCGATTCTGTTCCCGCCGTCGGAAGCTACCAATCCTAG
- a CDS encoding TIM barrel protein, with protein MSHSFPKLHNALWPGVVGKGDGPDQEPPLSLDTMLNLTAAAQRGGKKFDGVDLFLFLPHTDPSASEEDLRRMADDIQGRGLSVGSLVAPVWPGTVGDSAMGDAASRKAFLSAIETACRIGSALSAHGVRRRGVIRVDSAEFGVDKWRSDPRGNTKKIAETFQEAARIAAGHGERLAAEGEICWAGMHSWKDMLDLLEAVAMPDSFGFQADLAHTYLFLLGYNAPEHALLSEGYDDEEFYAAYEQMVAKLRPWTIDIHIAQNDGNVFGAGSHDKTGKHCRADDPNGKLDIVRCASYWLQGAADRGIEHICWDGCMFPNAVLQNPQTWDAILDVMIQVQDNCGWD; from the coding sequence ATGAGTCATTCGTTCCCAAAGCTGCACAACGCTCTGTGGCCCGGCGTCGTTGGGAAAGGAGACGGCCCCGATCAAGAGCCGCCGCTGAGCCTCGACACGATGCTCAACCTAACGGCCGCTGCCCAGCGGGGCGGCAAGAAGTTCGACGGGGTCGATCTTTTTCTCTTCCTTCCGCACACCGACCCTAGTGCGAGCGAAGAAGACCTGCGGCGGATGGCCGACGACATCCAGGGGCGTGGCCTGAGCGTTGGCTCACTGGTAGCTCCGGTGTGGCCCGGTACGGTTGGCGACTCCGCCATGGGGGACGCCGCCTCCCGCAAGGCGTTCTTGTCCGCCATCGAAACGGCGTGCCGAATCGGCAGTGCTCTGAGCGCTCATGGCGTGCGCCGGCGGGGCGTGATCCGTGTCGACTCTGCCGAGTTCGGCGTCGACAAGTGGCGCAGCGACCCCCGCGGCAACACCAAGAAGATCGCCGAAACCTTTCAAGAGGCAGCCCGCATCGCGGCCGGCCATGGCGAGCGACTCGCCGCGGAGGGAGAGATCTGCTGGGCGGGGATGCATAGTTGGAAGGACATGCTCGACCTGCTGGAAGCGGTGGCGATGCCCGATTCGTTTGGCTTCCAGGCCGACCTGGCCCACACCTATCTCTTCCTGCTTGGCTACAACGCCCCCGAGCACGCGCTGCTCAGCGAAGGCTACGACGACGAAGAATTCTACGCGGCCTACGAGCAGATGGTCGCCAAGCTCAGGCCTTGGACGATCGACATCCACATCGCGCAAAACGACGGGAACGTCTTCGGCGCCGGGTCGCACGACAAGACCGGCAAGCACTGCCGTGCCGACGACCCCAACGGCAAGCTCGACATCGTGCGCTGCGCCTCGTACTGGTTGCAGGGCGCAGCCGATCGGGGGATCGAGCACATCTGCTGGGACGGCTGCATGTTCCCGAACGCGGTGCTGCAGAACCCGCAGACCTGGGACGCGATCCTCGACGTAATGATCCAAGTGCAAGACAACTGTGGATGGGACTAA
- a CDS encoding Gfo/Idh/MocA family protein → MIGCGFMGRAHSNAYNRVGNFFDQAYVPQLTAVCSRNAAATQAFADAWGYQSIETDWRALIGRADIDAIDICVPNNLHREIAIAAAEAGKMVLCEKPLAIDAADGLAMCEAVERAGVANMVWYNYRRVPAVTLAKRLIEEGRLGRIFHYRANFLQDWTIAEDLPQGGTALWRLDSAAAGSGVTGDLLAHCIDTALWLNGPIRDVTAMTETFIKQRVHSHSGEVQPVTIDDACAFLCHFGNGSLGVFESTRYARGHKALYTLEINGESASIRWDLHDLHRLEYFDHSDEGRLRGWRSINVSDHGGEHPYMDKWWVPGLQIGYEHSFVHQVADFIEGLSTGQPAAPTFRDALQTQRVCDAVLGSAESGRWADVQPSEA, encoded by the coding sequence ATGATCGGCTGTGGATTCATGGGCCGCGCCCACTCCAACGCCTACAACCGCGTCGGCAACTTCTTCGACCAAGCGTACGTCCCGCAGCTCACGGCGGTCTGCTCGCGCAACGCGGCGGCCACGCAGGCGTTTGCCGACGCTTGGGGGTACCAGTCGATCGAAACCGACTGGCGGGCGCTGATCGGGCGAGCAGACATCGACGCGATCGACATCTGCGTCCCCAACAACCTCCACCGCGAGATCGCTATCGCCGCCGCCGAAGCAGGCAAGATGGTGCTCTGTGAGAAGCCCTTGGCGATCGACGCCGCAGACGGGCTGGCGATGTGCGAGGCGGTCGAGCGGGCCGGCGTGGCCAACATGGTGTGGTACAACTACCGGCGCGTCCCTGCGGTCACCCTTGCCAAGCGTCTGATCGAGGAAGGCCGGCTGGGCCGCATCTTCCACTACCGCGCCAACTTCCTGCAGGACTGGACGATCGCCGAAGACCTTCCGCAGGGGGGCACGGCGTTGTGGCGGCTCGACTCTGCCGCCGCCGGCTCAGGCGTGACGGGCGACCTGCTGGCGCACTGCATCGACACGGCGTTGTGGCTCAATGGCCCCATACGCGACGTGACGGCGATGACCGAGACGTTCATCAAACAGCGCGTCCACAGCCACTCAGGCGAGGTGCAGCCGGTGACGATCGACGACGCCTGCGCGTTCCTCTGCCACTTTGGCAATGGTTCGTTGGGCGTGTTCGAGTCGACCCGCTACGCCCGCGGCCACAAGGCGCTCTACACGCTGGAGATCAACGGAGAGTCCGCTTCGATCCGCTGGGACCTGCACGACCTGCACCGCTTGGAGTACTTCGACCACAGCGACGAGGGGCGGCTCCGCGGCTGGCGATCGATCAACGTTAGCGACCACGGCGGCGAGCACCCGTATATGGACAAGTGGTGGGTGCCCGGGCTGCAGATCGGCTACGAACACAGCTTCGTGCATCAGGTGGCCGATTTCATCGAGGGCCTCTCCACGGGCCAACCAGCCGCCCCCACGTTCCGCGACGCCCTGCAGACCCAGCGGGTTTGCGACGCGGTGCTGGGCAGCGCCGAGTCTGGCCGCTGGGCCGACGTCCAGCCGAGCGAAGCATGA
- a CDS encoding sugar phosphate isomerase/epimerase family protein, producing the protein MKYGINLLLWTAELNDGLLPTFEWLRSIGYDGVELPLFNPGLNYGAWGRRLDEFGLERSAVTVRTAADNPISPDSAVRAAGVEANKRVIDCCVAAGASMLGGPFYSAHGEFTGQGPTDDEWAWGVESMRIVAEHAGDAGVVLALEPLNRFETYLLTTQADAARFVAQVDHPACQVMFDTFHAHIEEKDSSAAIRVAGERIRQVHISENDRSTPGAGSVRWDETFDTLHDIGYDGWMTVEAFGLAMPEVASATKIWRRMYDSEQQLAREALAFMQKQVATRWV; encoded by the coding sequence ATGAAGTACGGCATCAACCTATTGCTGTGGACCGCCGAGCTGAACGACGGGCTTCTGCCAACGTTCGAGTGGCTTCGCTCGATCGGCTACGACGGCGTAGAGCTGCCGCTGTTCAACCCCGGATTAAACTACGGCGCCTGGGGCCGCCGCTTGGATGAGTTCGGGCTGGAGCGTTCCGCAGTGACCGTGCGCACCGCGGCGGACAACCCCATCAGCCCCGACAGCGCGGTGCGCGCCGCCGGGGTCGAGGCCAACAAGCGGGTGATCGACTGCTGCGTGGCGGCGGGGGCCTCGATGCTGGGAGGTCCTTTTTATTCGGCGCACGGAGAGTTCACCGGCCAGGGCCCGACCGACGACGAGTGGGCCTGGGGAGTGGAGAGCATGCGGATCGTCGCCGAGCACGCCGGCGACGCCGGCGTCGTACTGGCGTTGGAGCCGCTGAACCGCTTCGAGACCTACCTGCTCACCACGCAAGCGGACGCGGCCCGCTTTGTCGCACAGGTCGACCACCCCGCCTGCCAGGTGATGTTTGACACATTCCACGCCCATATCGAGGAAAAAGACTCCTCGGCCGCCATCCGCGTGGCCGGAGAGCGCATTCGCCAGGTCCATATTTCTGAGAATGATCGCAGCACTCCGGGCGCCGGGAGCGTACGCTGGGACGAGACCTTCGACACGCTGCACGACATCGGCTACGACGGCTGGATGACGGTCGAAGCGTTCGGCCTGGCGATGCCGGAGGTGGCAAGCGCAACCAAGATATGGCGAAGGATGTACGACAGCGAACAGCAGCTAGCGCGCGAAGCCCTCGCGTTCATGCAGAAGCAGGTCGCCACGCGATGGGTCTAA
- a CDS encoding 3-keto-disaccharide hydrolase, with product MRIFPLRSIVAFALVWALIGARPVLAEQDEAGFRPLFDGKTLEGWDGDPALWQASDGVIRSVTTDDAPLEYNQFLIWDGEVGDFVLRLEFRVADRGVGNSGVQYRSKRMPDAGNWVVGGYQADIERTNKHMGILYEERGRGILANRGEKVELTAGPKGVKKQVVGKVGDPAEIVDGVRAGEWQTLEVSAVGNELVHKLNGRTTVRVVDNDAAHAAQRGIVALQVHKGPAMQIEFRNIRLKDIARNDGAVSNE from the coding sequence ATGAGAATCTTCCCGCTTCGGTCGATCGTGGCATTCGCCCTAGTGTGGGCGCTAATCGGCGCCCGCCCCGTGCTCGCAGAGCAGGATGAAGCGGGGTTCAGGCCCCTCTTTGACGGGAAGACGCTCGAAGGCTGGGACGGCGATCCCGCGCTGTGGCAGGCCTCCGACGGCGTCATCCGCAGCGTCACAACGGACGACGCCCCCCTCGAATACAATCAGTTCTTGATCTGGGACGGCGAGGTTGGCGACTTTGTGCTGCGGCTGGAGTTCCGCGTGGCGGACCGCGGCGTCGGCAATTCCGGCGTGCAGTACCGCTCGAAGCGCATGCCCGATGCGGGTAATTGGGTGGTCGGCGGCTACCAGGCAGACATCGAGCGGACCAACAAGCACATGGGGATCCTCTACGAAGAACGGGGCCGGGGGATCCTGGCCAACCGTGGCGAAAAGGTTGAGTTGACCGCCGGCCCCAAGGGGGTCAAGAAACAGGTTGTCGGCAAGGTGGGAGACCCCGCCGAGATCGTAGACGGCGTGCGGGCCGGCGAGTGGCAGACGCTCGAAGTCTCTGCGGTCGGCAACGAGCTCGTCCACAAGCTCAACGGCCGGACCACGGTCCGCGTAGTGGACAACGACGCCGCCCACGCCGCACAACGCGGGATCGTGGCCCTGCAGGTGCACAAGGGGCCCGCGATGCAGATCGAGTTCCGCAACATCCGCCTCAAAGACATCGCAAGAAACGACGGCGCCGTGTCTAACGAATAG
- a CDS encoding Gfo/Idh/MocA family protein, translating to MASKLRKTRRQFLAATAKAGAAIAAPMIVPSSVLGRDGATPPSERVVVGGIGIGNRGSYDLGCFLQQPDVAFAAVCDVKQARRTAVKKMADDKYGNDRCDVYRDFRELLDRDDIDAVLIATGPNWHATAASYAAKAGKDMYCEKPCTKNIDQSLALADIMRRTGRVFQAGTQRRNLPHFAFACELARTGKLGKMKRVYAHPRGMQALMSGWLPAETEPDPEVVDWNMYLGPAAWRPFNEKLLDGFNFEKGGGLVGGGVLEWGSHCVDLCQWAMGDCPPPVEYDAPNDGRLVARYADGVELIFRETDWIPLGSCPVRFEGETGWVEAGDSGKMVLSSPALLAGREVSEIGGYPATFHVRDFLDCVKSRSQPKGNADAACNAHIACHAANIALYLDRKVQFDNQTHAFVNDQQANRLRSEALREPWRI from the coding sequence ATGGCTTCCAAACTCCGAAAGACCCGGCGCCAGTTCCTCGCAGCCACGGCCAAGGCCGGCGCGGCGATCGCAGCGCCGATGATCGTCCCCAGCTCTGTCCTGGGCCGCGACGGCGCCACGCCCCCTAGCGAGCGGGTCGTTGTCGGCGGCATCGGCATCGGCAACCGCGGCAGCTACGACCTGGGGTGCTTCCTGCAGCAGCCGGACGTCGCTTTCGCCGCGGTCTGCGACGTGAAGCAAGCGCGGCGGACCGCCGTCAAGAAGATGGCCGACGACAAGTACGGCAACGACCGCTGCGATGTCTACCGCGACTTCCGCGAGCTGCTCGACCGCGATGATATCGACGCGGTATTGATCGCGACCGGCCCCAACTGGCACGCGACCGCGGCGTCGTACGCGGCCAAGGCCGGCAAAGACATGTACTGCGAGAAGCCGTGCACCAAGAACATCGACCAGAGCCTCGCCCTGGCGGACATCATGCGTCGCACCGGGCGGGTTTTCCAGGCCGGCACGCAGCGGCGGAACCTGCCGCACTTTGCGTTCGCCTGCGAGCTGGCCCGCACGGGCAAGCTCGGCAAGATGAAGCGGGTCTACGCCCACCCACGCGGCATGCAGGCCCTGATGAGCGGTTGGCTCCCCGCCGAGACCGAGCCAGACCCGGAGGTGGTCGATTGGAACATGTACCTGGGACCAGCGGCGTGGCGGCCCTTCAATGAGAAACTGCTCGACGGCTTCAACTTCGAGAAGGGGGGCGGGCTCGTGGGCGGGGGCGTGCTGGAATGGGGCTCGCACTGCGTCGACCTCTGCCAGTGGGCGATGGGGGATTGTCCCCCGCCGGTAGAGTACGACGCGCCAAACGACGGCCGGCTCGTCGCACGCTACGCCGATGGCGTTGAGTTGATCTTCCGGGAGACCGACTGGATCCCGCTAGGCTCCTGCCCCGTGCGGTTCGAGGGAGAGACCGGCTGGGTGGAAGCCGGCGACAGCGGGAAGATGGTCTTGAGCTCGCCGGCGCTGCTGGCCGGTCGAGAGGTCTCCGAGATCGGCGGTTACCCGGCGACCTTCCACGTCCGCGACTTCCTCGATTGCGTGAAGTCGCGCAGCCAGCCCAAGGGGAATGCCGACGCGGCCTGCAACGCCCACATCGCTTGCCACGCGGCCAATATCGCGCTGTACCTCGACCGCAAAGTGCAGTTTGACAACCAGACGCACGCCTTTGTGAACGACCAGCAGGCGAACCGCCTGCGAAGCGAGGCGCTGCGAGAGCCCTGGCGAATCTAG
- a CDS encoding HEAT repeat domain-containing protein translates to MEISHPPAPADENELIDALRSDAPAADKAITCKQLAIYGTSAAAPELAKLLPDDELSSWARIALEAIPGPDSAAALRQAAGDLEGQLQVGAINSLGVIRDEQAASLLTGLLQNQDEQVASAAAVALGRIGGPEAARSLIAALGTPRAELRSAIAEGCILSAERLLAGGDRAAAVRIYDAVRSSGAPKQPLLEGVRGAILARGPDGIPLLLEQLHAKDEDFFRIALSTARELPGAEIDRAMAGELAGLAPERSALLVQAMADRPQTVVLTAIIRAAEQGPPQLRAAAIGSLARVGNETCLPAMIQTALGKDKELAELAKQTIAQLPGEGVDAEVLEALDAAQGDHLALLIETVGRRRIGALNDVVKKLDSPDQQVRNAAHFALGETVGLKDLPLLITRVVNPVRPADEEAARKALVAACIRMPDREACAAELGAAFEQVDAADTKVALLDILGEMGGQNALAIIGRAAGSDDSSLQDAGTRILGTWMTADAAPVLLKLSSELPEGNYQIRAIRGYVRIARQLPVSQQQRTEMCRAALEAASRVNEQVMVLEVLQRYPSRANLRLAKEAAGRPELKDAAEKASQAIAQQLEAERRG, encoded by the coding sequence ATGGAAATCAGTCACCCGCCGGCGCCCGCAGATGAGAACGAACTGATCGACGCGCTGAGATCCGACGCCCCCGCCGCCGACAAGGCGATCACGTGCAAGCAGTTAGCGATCTACGGCACAAGCGCCGCTGCTCCGGAGCTCGCCAAGCTTCTGCCGGACGATGAGCTGTCGTCGTGGGCGCGGATCGCGCTCGAAGCGATCCCAGGTCCCGACTCGGCCGCGGCCCTCAGGCAAGCCGCCGGTGATCTGGAAGGACAACTGCAAGTCGGCGCCATCAATTCGCTCGGCGTGATCCGAGATGAACAGGCCGCCAGCTTATTGACGGGACTGCTGCAGAACCAAGACGAGCAGGTTGCCTCGGCCGCGGCTGTCGCCTTGGGGCGGATCGGCGGCCCCGAGGCCGCCCGTTCGCTGATTGCAGCGCTAGGAACGCCCCGGGCGGAGCTTCGCTCCGCGATCGCCGAAGGCTGCATCTTATCGGCCGAGCGGCTGTTGGCGGGCGGCGATCGGGCCGCCGCGGTCCGAATCTACGACGCCGTCAGATCCAGCGGTGCGCCAAAGCAACCCCTGCTGGAAGGGGTCCGCGGCGCAATCCTGGCTCGCGGTCCCGACGGCATTCCGCTGCTGCTGGAGCAGCTTCATGCGAAGGACGAAGACTTCTTCCGAATCGCCCTGAGCACGGCGAGGGAACTCCCCGGCGCCGAGATCGACCGGGCGATGGCCGGCGAGCTGGCCGGCTTAGCTCCAGAACGATCGGCGCTGCTGGTCCAAGCGATGGCGGACCGCCCGCAAACCGTCGTGCTGACTGCGATTATCCGCGCCGCGGAGCAAGGGCCGCCTCAGCTTCGCGCGGCGGCCATTGGTTCGCTCGCAAGAGTGGGCAACGAAACATGCCTGCCCGCGATGATCCAAACCGCTCTGGGCAAGGACAAAGAGCTCGCGGAACTTGCGAAGCAGACCATCGCCCAGCTACCAGGCGAAGGGGTCGACGCCGAGGTGCTCGAGGCTCTCGATGCGGCCCAGGGCGACCACCTGGCATTGCTGATCGAGACGGTCGGGCGGCGACGCATCGGCGCCCTGAACGACGTGGTAAAGAAGTTAGACTCTCCCGACCAGCAGGTCCGCAACGCGGCGCACTTCGCTTTGGGCGAAACGGTCGGCCTGAAGGACCTCCCGCTGCTAATCACGCGCGTGGTGAACCCCGTGCGCCCGGCGGACGAGGAGGCGGCCCGCAAGGCGTTGGTGGCGGCGTGCATCCGCATGCCCGATCGCGAGGCGTGCGCCGCCGAGCTGGGCGCCGCCTTCGAGCAGGTCGATGCCGCCGACACGAAGGTCGCCCTGCTGGATATCCTCGGCGAGATGGGGGGCCAGAACGCGTTGGCGATCATCGGCCGCGCCGCGGGCAGCGACGATAGCTCGCTCCAAGACGCCGGCACCCGGATCCTCGGCACGTGGATGACGGCCGATGCCGCGCCCGTGTTGTTGAAGCTTTCGAGCGAGCTGCCCGAAGGCAACTACCAGATCCGGGCCATCCGTGGCTACGTCCGCATCGCCCGTCAGCTCCCGGTTTCCCAGCAGCAACGCACAGAAATGTGCCGCGCCGCCCTCGAAGCAGCGAGCCGCGTGAATGAACAGGTGATGGTGCTTGAGGTGCTTCAGCGTTACCCCAGCAGGGCCAACCTGCGGCTCGCCAAGGAAGCAGCTGGCCGGCCCGAGCTCAAGGACGCCGCCGAGAAGGCTTCTCAAGCGATCGCTCAGCAGCTAGAGGCCGAGCGTCGCGGCTAG
- a CDS encoding sodium:solute symporter family protein produces MLILFVTLYLLASIAMGLWFARRVHNSADYAVAGRALPLSIIFGTTFATWFGSETVIGIPARFLESGLHETAEDPWGASLCLILVGLFFSRRLYKLSLLTINDYYRERYGVAVELFCSAVSVVSYLGWVAAQISALGIVFSLLTEGAVSPIAGACIGSVVVLFYTIFGGMWSVAVTDFVQMIVIVVCLTAIAWIAGNLAGGVSPVLEAARGREMLHLLPPLEPRPLLFFLASGITIMLGSIPQQDIFQRVMSAKNADVAVIGPILGGVAYLGFSFIPMFIVATGFLLMPDDMGAMIERDPQQVLPTLIMGHMPEVTKVLFFGALLSAIMSTASSTILAPSTVLVQNVLKHLRPQMSDHEELALMRVTVFAFTLLVLGYSIAMQGTSVYELVSNSYQVPLVGAFVPLVCGLYWKRASNGGAVTSILLGLGTWLLFMATSLGQAFPQQLAGLIMAGVGMWLGSIFFTTSGGAEPRPTAGGR; encoded by the coding sequence ATGCTGATACTCTTCGTCACCCTCTACCTGCTGGCGTCCATCGCCATGGGGCTGTGGTTCGCCCGGCGGGTGCACAACTCGGCCGACTACGCGGTCGCCGGCCGGGCGCTGCCGCTATCGATCATCTTCGGGACCACGTTCGCCACGTGGTTCGGCTCGGAGACGGTAATCGGGATCCCCGCAAGGTTCCTCGAGAGCGGTCTGCACGAGACGGCCGAAGACCCCTGGGGCGCCTCGCTGTGCCTGATCTTGGTGGGCCTGTTCTTCTCGCGCCGGCTCTACAAGCTCTCGCTGCTGACGATCAACGACTACTACCGCGAGCGGTACGGCGTCGCCGTTGAGCTGTTCTGCTCGGCGGTCAGCGTCGTCTCGTACCTGGGCTGGGTCGCCGCGCAGATCTCGGCGCTGGGGATCGTTTTTTCGCTGCTCACCGAGGGCGCCGTGTCGCCAATTGCCGGGGCCTGCATCGGCTCGGTCGTGGTGCTCTTCTACACCATCTTTGGCGGGATGTGGTCGGTCGCCGTGACGGACTTTGTGCAAATGATCGTCATCGTGGTCTGCCTGACCGCGATCGCGTGGATCGCCGGCAACCTGGCCGGGGGGGTCTCTCCGGTGCTCGAGGCGGCCCGCGGGCGCGAGATGTTGCATTTGCTGCCCCCGCTGGAACCTAGGCCGCTGCTGTTCTTTCTCGCGTCGGGGATCACGATCATGCTGGGGTCGATCCCTCAGCAAGACATCTTCCAACGCGTGATGTCCGCCAAGAACGCAGACGTAGCGGTGATCGGCCCCATCTTGGGGGGCGTCGCGTACCTGGGCTTCTCGTTTATCCCCATGTTTATCGTCGCGACCGGCTTCTTGCTGATGCCGGACGACATGGGGGCGATGATCGAGCGCGACCCCCAGCAGGTCCTGCCCACGCTGATCATGGGGCACATGCCCGAGGTCACGAAGGTGCTGTTCTTCGGCGCGCTGTTGTCCGCGATCATGTCGACCGCTTCCTCGACCATCCTGGCGCCTTCCACGGTGCTCGTGCAGAACGTGTTGAAGCACCTTCGCCCGCAGATGTCTGACCACGAAGAGTTGGCCCTGATGCGGGTCACGGTGTTCGCATTTACCCTGCTGGTGCTGGGCTATTCGATCGCCATGCAGGGGACTTCCGTTTACGAACTGGTTTCCAACAGCTACCAGGTGCCGCTGGTCGGCGCGTTTGTGCCGCTGGTGTGCGGGCTGTACTGGAAGCGGGCCTCCAACGGCGGCGCGGTGACCTCGATCCTGTTGGGCCTGGGGACGTGGCTGCTGTTCATGGCCACCTCGCTCGGCCAGGCCTTCCCCCAGCAACTGGCCGGGCTGATCATGGCCGGCGTTGGGATGTGGCTGGGATCAATCTTCTTCACGACCAGCGGCGGCGCCGAGCCGCGACCAACGGCCGGCGGGCGCTAG
- a CDS encoding 3-keto-disaccharide hydrolase — MQTTTFPPLRPLTLRPVTLRLVAAACVAWQCAAADALFAAEQSPTASADQAELTALGYKPLFNGKSLDGWSNPYDHGKAEVVDGEIHLNADKKFFLVADGEYGDFELVADILLPAGEANSGVMFRCHVEPNRVYGYQAECDGSDRCWSGGLYDEGRRQWVWPSTKGRSEPEFLKYEAESQEWFKRPEVHDALRRDGWNRYEIQCRGDHIVIRLNGVKVTDLKDSTDAKGRIAIQHHGEKGKTYRFRNVMIKELPAAPAGEET, encoded by the coding sequence ATGCAAACCACAACCTTCCCGCCGCTGCGCCCCCTGACGCTGCGCCCCGTGACGCTGCGGCTCGTCGCCGCGGCGTGCGTCGCCTGGCAGTGCGCGGCGGCCGATGCGCTCTTCGCCGCAGAGCAGTCGCCCACGGCCAGCGCCGACCAGGCCGAGCTGACCGCCCTGGGCTACAAGCCGCTGTTCAATGGCAAGAGCCTAGACGGGTGGAGCAACCCGTACGACCACGGCAAGGCCGAGGTGGTGGATGGCGAGATCCACCTCAACGCGGACAAGAAGTTCTTCCTGGTGGCGGACGGTGAGTACGGCGACTTTGAGCTGGTGGCCGACATCCTGCTCCCCGCCGGCGAGGCGAACTCCGGCGTGATGTTCCGCTGCCACGTTGAGCCCAACCGCGTGTACGGCTACCAGGCCGAGTGCGACGGTTCGGACCGCTGCTGGTCTGGCGGGTTGTACGACGAAGGGCGCCGCCAGTGGGTGTGGCCGAGCACCAAGGGGCGTTCGGAGCCCGAGTTTCTGAAGTATGAAGCCGAGTCGCAGGAGTGGTTCAAGCGCCCCGAGGTGCACGACGCGCTGCGGCGTGACGGCTGGAATCGGTACGAGATCCAGTGCCGTGGCGACCACATCGTCATCCGCCTGAACGGCGTGAAGGTCACGGACCTCAAAGACAGCACCGACGCGAAGGGGCGGATCGCGATCCAGCACCACGGCGAGAAGGGCAAAACGTACCGCTTCCGCAACGTGATGATCAAGGAGCTGCCCGCCGCCCCCGCGGGCGAGGAGACCTAG